From Paenibacillus polymyxa, the proteins below share one genomic window:
- a CDS encoding glutamine--tRNA ligase/YqeY domain fusion protein, whose protein sequence is MEKPITPPNFIKNVIEEDLRTGKVKEVVTRFPPEPNGYLHIGHAKAIWINFSLGDEFGGRTNLRFDDTNPAKEDTEYVNSIQEDVKWLGYEWEEKHFASNYFEEMYKRAILLIQKGKAYVDDQSADQIRETRGTLTEPGQNSPYRDRSVEDNLKLFEEMRAGKYQNGEKVLRAKIDMASPNINLRDPVIYRISHTAHHNTGDTWCIYPMYSYAHPLEDAIEGVTHSLCSLEFEDQRPLYDWVVAECEMENVPHQYEFGRLNLAQTVTSKRKLKLLVDEKHVDGWDDPRMPTISGLRRRGYTPEAIRSFVYETGISKAYGVIDLQVLEHFAREDLKLKAPRTMAVIDPLKVVITNYPEGQVEMLEAENNTENPELGTRQIPFSREIYIEREDFMENPPSKYFRLFPGNEVRLKHAYFIKCNDVIKDADGHVTEIHCTYDIETKSGSGFTGRKVKGTIHWVEATQAVPAEFRLYEPLINAEEPEVLEEDGSEKTFLDQLNPNSLEIAHGYVERNMKEAQSQDKFQFFRHGYFSVDPKLSKPGEPVFNRVVSLKSSFQLPKQ, encoded by the coding sequence GTGGAGAAGCCGATTACTCCCCCCAATTTTATTAAAAATGTTATTGAAGAGGATTTACGTACGGGTAAGGTCAAGGAGGTTGTTACACGCTTTCCACCTGAACCCAACGGATATTTGCATATTGGACATGCTAAAGCCATCTGGATCAATTTCTCGTTGGGAGATGAATTCGGAGGACGCACCAACCTGCGTTTTGATGATACCAATCCGGCGAAGGAAGACACGGAATACGTGAACTCCATTCAGGAGGACGTGAAGTGGCTTGGTTATGAATGGGAAGAAAAACATTTTGCTTCCAATTACTTTGAAGAGATGTACAAGCGTGCTATCCTGCTGATCCAAAAGGGGAAAGCCTACGTAGATGACCAAAGTGCGGACCAAATCCGTGAAACGCGCGGAACACTGACAGAACCGGGACAAAACAGCCCCTATCGGGATCGCAGTGTGGAAGACAATCTGAAACTGTTTGAAGAGATGCGTGCAGGCAAATACCAGAATGGTGAAAAGGTGCTGCGTGCCAAGATTGATATGGCTTCGCCAAACATCAATTTGCGTGACCCAGTTATTTACCGCATTTCACACACGGCCCATCACAATACAGGCGATACCTGGTGCATCTATCCGATGTATTCCTATGCTCATCCGCTGGAAGATGCAATTGAGGGCGTAACGCATTCGCTGTGCTCGCTGGAGTTCGAAGATCAGCGCCCACTGTACGATTGGGTTGTAGCTGAATGCGAGATGGAAAACGTACCTCATCAATACGAATTTGGACGGCTAAATCTAGCTCAAACGGTAACCAGCAAACGTAAGCTCAAGCTCCTGGTTGATGAAAAACACGTAGACGGTTGGGATGATCCGCGGATGCCGACCATTTCCGGTTTGCGTCGTCGTGGCTATACGCCAGAGGCCATTCGCAGCTTCGTATATGAGACAGGCATTTCCAAAGCCTACGGAGTCATTGATTTGCAGGTGTTGGAGCATTTTGCACGTGAGGATTTGAAGCTTAAGGCTCCTCGTACGATGGCAGTTATAGATCCGTTGAAGGTGGTCATTACGAACTATCCTGAAGGACAAGTGGAAATGCTGGAGGCGGAGAACAATACAGAAAATCCGGAGCTTGGAACACGCCAAATTCCGTTTTCTCGTGAGATTTATATTGAGCGTGAGGATTTCATGGAGAATCCGCCGAGCAAATACTTCCGTTTGTTCCCTGGTAATGAGGTGCGTCTCAAACATGCTTACTTCATTAAATGCAACGATGTCATTAAGGATGCGGACGGCCATGTAACGGAGATTCACTGTACCTATGATATAGAAACCAAGAGTGGATCGGGCTTTACGGGACGTAAAGTGAAAGGTACAATCCATTGGGTTGAGGCTACTCAGGCTGTTCCGGCTGAATTCCGTTTGTATGAGCCATTGATTAACGCAGAGGAACCAGAGGTGCTGGAAGAGGATGGATCGGAAAAAACATTCCTTGATCAATTAAATCCGAACTCTTTGGAAATTGCTCATGGCTATGTGGAGCGGAATATGAAAGAAGCACAATCGCAGGACAAGTTCCAATTTTTCCGTCATGGTTATTTCAGTGTAGATCCCAAGCTTTCCAAACCGGGTGAGCCTGTATTTAACCGTGTGGTATCATTGAAAAGCTCTTTCCAATTGCCTAAGCAATAA
- a CDS encoding molybdopterin-containing oxidoreductase family protein, with translation MDHRNSAPLEATLQQNLQRGQRMTEQQNGIFPAVCPLDCPDTCGLLLYKEDGKIVKVTGNPDHPITKGAICNKVRNMTERVYDPDRVLYPLKRVGAKGEGKFERISWEEAVDTITGRFKELIRTDGPESILPYSFYGNMGVLSVDGMDRRFFNALGSSQLDQTICSVAGNEGWASVMGFKGGTSPEDTEDAELIIVWGGNVISTNMHQVVLAEKARKKGAKVVVIDVHRNRTAQWADWFIPLYPGTDTALALGVMHVLFDQGLTDDEFLHRYTVGHEELREHVKTYTPERVSRITGVPKEDIIRLAEMYGKARAAYINIGNGLQHHDNGGMNVRAVTCLPALTGQWLKHGGGASRSNGAYAKINSAHLERPDLRQNPDARVINMNRIGEALLQKEQPIKALFVYCSNPVVVAPDSQRVTEGFEREDLFTVVHDLFLTDTACYADIVLPAASSFEGTDLYKSYWHHYIQMQKPVIDPLGESKSNYELFSLLGQAMGFDEAVFTESEEDMIAGALDNPTNPYLNGVTLDALTKSPFVKLDMTPKATYLERLTTPSGKIELYSEKMKQAGLPALPSYVPLVEGYDGEHRPQADDRFPLMFVSPPNHNFLNSTFANLPKHQRLEREPLLQIHPEDAQARDIADGDPVTVWNDRGMYELKAKVTDLMLPGTVISQGLWWKGKGRRQRANALTSDRLSDMGQGATFFSTVVNVKRQ, from the coding sequence ATGGATCATCGCAATAGCGCGCCTCTTGAGGCCACACTTCAACAAAATCTACAAAGAGGACAGCGGATGACGGAGCAGCAGAATGGTATTTTTCCGGCTGTATGCCCGTTGGATTGCCCGGATACGTGTGGGCTCCTGCTTTACAAGGAAGATGGAAAGATAGTCAAGGTGACTGGTAATCCGGATCATCCCATTACCAAAGGGGCTATATGCAACAAAGTCCGCAATATGACCGAGCGCGTATATGATCCGGATCGGGTGCTTTATCCGTTGAAGCGTGTAGGTGCCAAAGGGGAAGGGAAATTTGAACGAATTAGCTGGGAGGAAGCGGTCGATACCATTACAGGTCGGTTCAAGGAGCTGATACGTACGGATGGACCGGAATCCATACTCCCCTACAGCTTTTATGGCAATATGGGCGTATTGAGTGTGGATGGAATGGATCGTCGCTTTTTCAATGCACTGGGTTCAAGCCAGCTGGATCAGACGATTTGTAGCGTGGCTGGGAATGAAGGCTGGGCATCCGTTATGGGGTTTAAGGGCGGCACGAGCCCGGAGGATACAGAAGATGCAGAGCTCATTATTGTATGGGGTGGAAATGTCATAAGCACCAACATGCATCAGGTCGTATTGGCTGAGAAAGCACGTAAAAAAGGTGCTAAGGTGGTCGTAATTGATGTTCATCGCAACCGGACGGCGCAATGGGCGGATTGGTTCATTCCATTATATCCGGGTACGGATACGGCGCTTGCGCTGGGGGTTATGCATGTACTGTTTGATCAGGGACTGACAGACGACGAATTTTTACATCGCTATACTGTAGGTCACGAGGAACTGCGCGAGCATGTTAAGACCTATACACCAGAGCGGGTTTCGCGGATTACCGGCGTGCCGAAAGAGGATATTATCCGTTTGGCGGAAATGTACGGAAAGGCGCGAGCGGCCTATATCAATATTGGAAATGGGCTTCAGCACCATGATAATGGCGGTATGAACGTACGCGCAGTTACATGCTTGCCTGCACTCACTGGACAATGGTTGAAGCACGGCGGAGGAGCGTCGCGCTCCAATGGCGCTTATGCCAAGATTAACAGCGCCCATCTGGAGCGTCCTGATCTGCGACAGAACCCGGATGCCCGGGTGATCAACATGAACCGGATTGGAGAGGCGCTGCTACAAAAGGAACAGCCGATTAAGGCGTTATTCGTATATTGTAGTAATCCAGTAGTTGTAGCACCCGATTCGCAACGGGTAACGGAGGGATTTGAACGAGAGGATCTGTTTACGGTTGTTCATGACCTGTTCCTTACCGATACGGCCTGCTATGCAGATATTGTGCTACCTGCTGCGTCTTCTTTTGAAGGAACAGATCTATACAAATCGTACTGGCACCACTATATCCAGATGCAGAAGCCTGTTATTGATCCGCTAGGGGAAAGCAAAAGCAATTATGAGCTATTTAGCCTGCTCGGACAGGCAATGGGCTTTGATGAAGCTGTCTTTACGGAAAGTGAAGAGGATATGATCGCAGGCGCGCTTGATAATCCAACGAACCCTTATCTCAATGGTGTAACCTTGGATGCCTTAACAAAGTCGCCTTTTGTAAAGCTCGATATGACGCCAAAGGCTACTTATTTGGAGCGTTTAACTACGCCTTCAGGCAAGATAGAGTTGTATTCGGAAAAGATGAAACAAGCAGGTCTGCCTGCATTGCCCTCCTATGTACCGCTGGTCGAAGGGTATGACGGAGAGCATCGGCCGCAAGCGGATGATCGTTTTCCATTGATGTTTGTTTCACCGCCAAACCATAATTTTTTGAATTCTACATTTGCTAATTTGCCCAAACATCAGCGCTTGGAACGGGAGCCCTTGCTGCAAATTCACCCGGAGGATGCTCAGGCAAGAGACATCGCAGATGGTGATCCGGTTACCGTCTGGAATGACAGGGGAATGTATGAATTGAAAGCCAAGGTCACCGATCTGATGCTGCCCGGCACGGTGATTAGCCAAGGATTATGGTGGAAAGGCAAAGGACGCAGACAGCGCGCCAATGCGTTAACCTCTGACCGGCTGTCGGATATGGGGCAGGGGGCTACTTTTTTCTCAACAGTGGTGAATGTGAAGCGCCAATGA
- a CDS encoding GNAT family N-acetyltransferase, giving the protein MFTYALDERTVLRPLTKEHVQPLFELIEMSRDRLRQWLPWVDSTTEISHTEQFVQGALKQAAENGSLTAGIWIDNELAGIISYHEINWAHRSVSIGYWLGHGYEGQGLMTSACRVFVEYALMELDLHRVEIRCATTNRRSRGIPERLGFVLEGIVREAELLPDGYMNHAVYGMLQNEWKQLR; this is encoded by the coding sequence ATGTTTACATATGCGTTGGACGAACGCACAGTCCTTCGGCCGCTCACCAAGGAGCATGTGCAGCCTCTGTTTGAGCTGATCGAAATGTCCCGTGACCGTCTGCGTCAATGGCTTCCATGGGTAGACTCCACCACGGAAATCAGCCATACAGAGCAGTTCGTGCAAGGCGCCTTGAAACAAGCCGCAGAGAACGGTAGCCTGACCGCTGGAATTTGGATAGACAACGAGCTTGCTGGTATCATCAGCTACCATGAGATCAATTGGGCTCACCGTTCGGTTAGCATCGGATACTGGCTTGGGCACGGTTACGAAGGACAGGGTCTCATGACCAGTGCCTGCCGCGTATTCGTCGAATATGCGTTGATGGAGTTGGACTTGCATCGGGTCGAAATCCGTTGTGCAACGACAAACCGCCGCAGCCGCGGTATTCCAGAACGCCTGGGCTTTGTGCTCGAAGGCATTGTACGCGAAGCAGAGTTGCTGCCAGATGGCTATATGAACCACGCAGTGTATGGTATGCTCCAGAATGAATGGAAGCAACTTCGATAG
- a CDS encoding MFS transporter, which yields MQKREIQETPLYSLKLYNFFLYGAMVIFSSFFPLYLQDIGMDKLEIGSLMAIGPFVSVFANPFWGYTSDRSRNLRRILLFMIIGTLLLLQALFHVHTYVMIYVSMIGFYFFQSPLFAQSNTLILSYIEGTDRKFGSFRIWGSFGWAVTAAVAGIVVDHTGVSSISTIFTILLLAALICTLAIPPLKSTVETATIHLRGFGSIILNGYFISFILLGILVSIPNSINGAFMSLYITELGGSKLMLGFAVFMSSVFEIIVFLLFDRFLRKKMTVMVGCLALVSLLFALRWELMALATDPIQIVFIQALHCVTFGGYFYVGTQLTVLFTPAAYRSSGQAVYTLTWSGISGIVAGFAGGWLFQNFGGEMMYHAGVFFALLGSAGFAIMWYMLYKNGYQPGHGGEHKPGEHKPIEEAPQRQ from the coding sequence TTGCAAAAGAGAGAAATTCAAGAGACTCCCCTATATTCCCTAAAGCTATATAACTTTTTTCTATATGGAGCTATGGTCATTTTCTCCAGCTTCTTTCCGTTGTATCTACAAGATATCGGCATGGACAAGCTGGAAATCGGGAGTCTGATGGCCATCGGGCCTTTTGTATCTGTATTCGCGAATCCTTTCTGGGGATATACAAGCGACCGCAGCCGAAATCTCCGACGTATCCTATTATTTATGATTATAGGTACACTGTTACTGCTCCAAGCTTTATTTCATGTTCACACGTATGTCATGATTTATGTGTCGATGATTGGCTTTTACTTTTTTCAAAGCCCGTTATTTGCCCAAAGCAATACCCTGATTCTCAGTTATATTGAGGGCACGGACCGGAAATTTGGTTCATTTCGCATATGGGGTTCCTTCGGTTGGGCTGTGACTGCGGCAGTTGCCGGCATCGTTGTTGACCACACAGGAGTATCCAGTATATCGACTATCTTTACGATACTTCTTCTGGCTGCATTGATCTGCACTTTGGCAATTCCACCACTGAAAAGCACTGTGGAGACGGCAACCATTCATTTGCGTGGCTTTGGCAGTATTATATTAAACGGATATTTCATATCCTTCATTTTGTTAGGCATCCTTGTATCAATTCCTAATTCAATCAACGGCGCCTTTATGTCCTTATACATCACCGAACTGGGTGGGTCCAAGCTGATGCTTGGTTTTGCCGTTTTTATGTCATCGGTATTCGAAATTATTGTCTTTTTACTGTTTGATCGCTTCTTGAGGAAAAAAATGACCGTGATGGTCGGCTGTTTGGCACTCGTCAGTTTGCTGTTTGCCTTACGTTGGGAACTCATGGCGCTGGCTACAGACCCGATCCAGATTGTGTTCATTCAGGCACTTCATTGTGTCACCTTCGGTGGATATTTCTATGTAGGCACCCAGTTAACCGTCCTGTTCACTCCTGCAGCATACCGATCATCCGGACAGGCCGTATATACCTTGACTTGGAGTGGTATATCCGGTATCGTAGCAGGTTTTGCTGGCGGTTGGCTATTCCAGAACTTCGGCGGTGAAATGATGTACCATGCAGGTGTCTTCTTCGCCCTGCTGGGCTCTGCGGGATTCGCTATCATGTGGTATATGCTGTACAAGAACGGTTACCAGCCAGGACATGGCGGCGAGCACAAACCAGGCGAGCATAAACCAATAGAAGAAGCACCACAACGACAATAG
- a CDS encoding GNAT family N-acetyltransferase, with protein MFTSQPLTIRHSEMKDAPDLIALDELVWNERTAPASLSWKSRGEFLRNTPPGSQLVAIEQEVLCGYIGFRPPTLLASNCHVLEINIAVRPDYHRKGIGTALMNSMKEIAAAEGIRKLSLRVLSCNTEALMFYEKCGFAIEGRLHEEFYIAGQFVDDVLMAYFLK; from the coding sequence TTGTTTACAAGTCAACCCTTGACGATACGTCATTCGGAGATGAAGGATGCTCCTGATCTGATTGCGCTGGATGAATTGGTATGGAATGAACGCACGGCTCCTGCTTCGCTGTCATGGAAGTCGCGCGGAGAGTTTCTGCGCAATACGCCTCCAGGCTCTCAACTGGTTGCCATCGAACAGGAAGTGCTCTGCGGGTATATTGGATTTCGTCCTCCAACGCTGTTGGCTAGTAATTGTCATGTGCTCGAAATAAATATAGCTGTGCGTCCAGACTATCATCGCAAAGGTATTGGGACGGCGCTCATGAACTCCATGAAGGAGATTGCAGCTGCGGAGGGCATCCGCAAGTTAAGTTTGCGTGTACTGTCCTGTAACACGGAAGCCCTTATGTTTTATGAAAAATGTGGTTTTGCAATTGAAGGGCGGCTGCATGAGGAGTTTTATATCGCAGGCCAATTTGTGGATGATGTTCTAATGGCCTATTTCTTAAAATAG
- a CDS encoding motility associated factor glycosyltransferase family protein, with protein MASQHRRDNSLYRRFPRLHLLQAEEGYELLTSESNKPNIVTTREGRSYYLHDPDQPAREAELFVSGFKEVEPQAHVIFFGIGLGYHIREFLRIHPNTSFSIVEPNTGVMDIFLQHLNEEDWLAGKKIEEVMVGAITGETIATLHRLIDRVSGVLVIPWLPYRALFTANLKKFNETLYRMVSNKKDKMAINHVYEKKWALNSMHNFPFILHSSDFLQAGSEFIAGKPVLIVSAGPSLNDEIEHLRYIRENNLAYLFTVGSAVNTLVEHGIYPHGTFSYDPNEYNVNVIQKVIDKQIDSIPLIFGSTVGKHTLDDYPGRLMHIIISQDELSKHVLRTSEGNKPTIINDAPSVAVIALQCMIRMKADPIVLVGQNLAYRGEQYYAEGITNSPGIPVGVNSPFVEGVHGEQVVTNQSFIKMKTEMEFYINMARGIEFINTTHEGAVIKGTSFRKLEEVIQAHLKGSTDDSWLQTSSSSEYDLLFLKSRIEEHQRDEEVYLDIMEQIHHVLLGIKNKLSLKQAHMLNVSFGQFDDLFSTLLKNDFFKIFILPRHRMRYEFLYNKMDAIQNSRNPLIRGEQILLYFGDFIWKCQQDYMKIKNEIHEFYRLVFTYVNE; from the coding sequence ATGGCATCACAGCATCGTAGAGACAACTCCTTGTATCGTCGTTTTCCTCGGCTTCATTTGCTTCAGGCAGAAGAAGGGTATGAGTTGCTGACATCTGAAAGCAACAAGCCTAACATAGTAACGACTCGTGAGGGACGTTCATATTACTTGCATGATCCTGATCAGCCTGCGCGGGAAGCAGAGTTGTTTGTATCTGGTTTTAAAGAAGTGGAACCTCAAGCGCACGTGATCTTTTTTGGGATAGGACTAGGGTATCATATTCGCGAATTTCTGCGCATACACCCAAATACTAGCTTCTCCATCGTCGAGCCGAACACTGGCGTGATGGACATTTTTTTACAGCATTTGAATGAGGAAGATTGGCTTGCTGGTAAGAAAATTGAAGAAGTTATGGTAGGAGCAATTACTGGGGAGACGATTGCAACATTGCACAGGTTAATTGACCGTGTATCTGGAGTGCTAGTTATTCCGTGGCTCCCGTATCGCGCCTTATTTACTGCGAATCTGAAGAAGTTTAATGAAACATTGTACAGAATGGTCTCTAACAAGAAGGACAAAATGGCTATCAACCATGTTTACGAGAAAAAGTGGGCGCTAAACAGTATGCACAATTTCCCCTTTATTTTACATAGTTCTGACTTTCTACAAGCCGGCTCAGAGTTTATTGCGGGCAAGCCCGTCTTGATTGTTTCTGCTGGCCCTTCGCTTAACGACGAAATTGAGCACCTTCGCTACATTCGGGAGAATAATCTTGCATACCTGTTTACAGTAGGTTCAGCAGTGAACACGCTGGTGGAGCATGGCATTTATCCGCACGGAACATTTAGTTATGACCCTAATGAATACAACGTAAATGTAATTCAGAAAGTGATCGACAAGCAAATTGATTCTATACCCCTCATTTTCGGCAGTACAGTCGGTAAACACACACTCGATGACTATCCAGGGCGTCTTATGCATATCATCATCTCTCAGGATGAACTCTCCAAGCATGTATTGCGCACATCTGAGGGAAATAAGCCAACGATTATTAACGACGCTCCTTCTGTAGCTGTCATTGCGCTTCAATGTATGATCCGGATGAAAGCAGACCCTATTGTGTTGGTAGGTCAAAACTTAGCTTATCGGGGCGAGCAATATTATGCTGAGGGAATTACCAATTCCCCAGGAATTCCGGTTGGTGTCAATTCACCGTTTGTTGAGGGGGTCCATGGCGAACAGGTTGTCACAAATCAGTCTTTTATAAAAATGAAAACGGAAATGGAATTTTACATCAATATGGCGAGAGGTATTGAATTTATTAACACAACACATGAGGGTGCTGTTATTAAGGGGACATCTTTCCGAAAACTGGAAGAAGTAATCCAGGCTCATTTAAAAGGTTCGACTGATGATTCGTGGCTGCAAACTAGCAGTAGTTCGGAATACGATCTCTTGTTTCTGAAGTCACGTATTGAAGAGCACCAGCGGGATGAAGAGGTTTATCTAGACATTATGGAACAGATTCATCATGTTTTGCTGGGTATCAAAAATAAACTCAGTCTGAAACAGGCCCATATGCTAAATGTGTCCTTCGGGCAGTTTGATGACCTTTTTTCTACATTATTGAAAAATGATTTCTTCAAGATATTCATTCTACCTCGCCATCGTATGAGGTATGAGTTTTTATACAACAAAATGGACGCCATCCAGAATAGTAGAAATCCTCTGATCAGAGGGGAGCAAATTCTACTATACTTCGGGGACTTCATATGGAAATGTCAGCAGGACTATATGAAAATCAAGAACGAGATTCATGAGTTTTACCGCCTTGTTTTTACTTATGTGAACGAATAG